One genomic window of Sebastes umbrosus isolate fSebUmb1 chromosome 15, fSebUmb1.pri, whole genome shotgun sequence includes the following:
- the pygo2 gene encoding pygopus homolog 2 isoform X1 — translation MAAESGRLLAGPGKRNKAGQMKSPEKKKARKSTNQAAGFSHLTEFAPPPTPMVDHLVASNPFDDDFGPPSRPSVAPGPGSAPFLPSPGAGGGGGYGGGGRMGVGMGFMGGPGGPGGGQPGRRPPFGPPSNAGPHHQLGFGGMPGFGGGGGGGGGGGGGGGGFPPGGPSQFNMPPNFSPPMHQGPGFNPMLSPGGMGGPGGGGPPHPRFGMPPQQQHGQGGHPFNSPPLPGGGGPRGPPHGPLPPMGGGMGPGMNMMGGMGGGPGGNMVGGLPGMPPQGQFPPSQDGPYAGPSPPGPGNEDGKNFGGGGPPPGPQQQQQQQQQQQQQQQQQQQQQQQQQQQQQQQQQQQQLNLNPNGPPPNNSTPGPPPNSGPPQPGGGFPGHPDVQQSNANTPGQPPSAPPQPNPNSSPTGPLNGSGQPQHPPPSQLQPPSNSNTPNSNNSTQQQQQQQSTPPNSAPGSTPYNQQNNTPGAGGSMPNAAPNSGQNSMTNNNGGNTPGSNPNPPSNSTSTPNTQSPLPPGPAAPSTGPGSGPGKLGGPGMVFPCGLCMAEVHDDQDAILCEASCQRWFHRDCTGLTEPAYGLLTRESAAVWACDLCIKTKDIQAVFVRQGLGQLVAANES, via the exons CTGGACAGATGAAGAGCCCGGAGAAGAAGAAGGCGAGGAAATCCACCAACCAG GCGGCAGGGTTCTCCCACCTCACGGAGTTTGCACCCCCTCCGACCCCCATGGTGGATCACCTGGTCGCCTCCAACCCCTTCGACGATGACTTCGGGCCCCCATCCCGACCCAGTGTGGCACCTGGACCAGGTAGTGCTCCATTTCTTCCCAGCCCAGGCGCAGGCGGAGGAGGTGGTTATGGTGGTGGAGGCAGAATGGGCGTAGGCATGGGCTTCATGGGAGGCCCGGGAGGACCAGGCGGCGGTCAACCTGGACGAAGGCCACCGTTCGGCCCTCCGTCCAATGCTGGACCTCACCACCAGCTAGGCTTTGGAGGAATGCCTGGCTTTGGAGGTGGCGGTGGGGGCGGcggtgggggaggaggagggggtggtgGATTCCCCCCTGGTGGCCCTTCTCAGTTCAATATGCCACCAAACTTCAGTCCACCCATGCACCAGGGGCCAGGATTCAATCCCATGTTGTCTCCAGGGGGTATGGGAGGTCCCGGGGGAGGGGGGCCACCCCACCCTCGGTTTGGCAtgcctccacagcagcagcacggaCAGGGTGGACACCCATTCAACAGCCCACCGTTACCTGGTGGCGGAGGCCCAAGAGGGCCCCCACATGGCCCCCTGCCTCCCATGGGAGGAGGCATGGGTCCTGGGATGAACATGATGGGTGGCATGGGTGGTGGCCCCGGAGGCAACATGGTGGGAGGGTTACCGGGTATGCCCCCTCAAGGACAGTTCCCTCCCTCACAGGATGGCCCCTACGCTGGCCCCAGTCCGCCAGGGCCAGGCAACGAGGATGGAAAGAACTTTGGTGGAGGAGGGCCTCCGCCCGGGcctcaacaacagcagcagcagcagcagcagcagcagcagcagcagcagcagcaacagcaacagcagcagcaacagcagcagcagcaacagcagcagcaacagcagcaacagcttaACCTAAATCCCAATGGCCCCCCTCCTAATAACTCCACTCCTGGCCCTCCTCCTAACTCTGGCCCACCACAGCCTGGAGGAGGCTTCCCTGGCCACCCTGACGTCCAGCAGTCCAACGCCAATACACCTGGTCAGCCTCCCTCAGCACCGCCACAGCCTAACCCCAACTCTTCTCCTACTGGTCCTCTAAACGGATCAGGCCAGCCCCAGCATCCACCACCCAGTCAGCTACAACCCCCTAGTAATTCAAACACCCCCAACTCTAACAACTctacccagcagcagcagcagcaacaatcCACCCCACCTAACTCTGCCCCTGGCTCCACCCCGTACAACCAGCAGAACAACACTCCTGGCGCTGGTGGTTCTATGCCAAACGCGGCCCCCAATTCGGGTCAGAACAGCATGACCAACAACAACGGAGGCAACACTCCCGGCAGCAACCCCAATCCCCCCTCTAACTCCACTTCGACCCCAAACACCCAATCTCCCCTGCCCCCCGGCCCCGCCGCCCCCTCGACCGGGCCCGGCTCTGGCCCCGGGAAACTCGGTGGCCCCGGGATGGTATTCCCCTGCGGCCTCTGCATGGCGGAGGTGCATGACGATCAGGACGCCATCCTGTGCGAGGCTTCGTGCCAACGTTGGTTCCACCGGGACTGCACAGGCCTGACAGAGCCGGCGTACGGGCTGCTGACTCGAGAGAGTGCCGCCGTTTGGGCCTGTGACCTCTGCATCAAGACCAAGGACATCCAGGCCGTGTTTGTGCGCCAGGGATTAGGCCAGCTGGTGGCAGCTAATGAAAGTTGA
- the pygo2 gene encoding pygopus homolog 2 isoform X2, which produces MKSPEKKKARKSTNQAAGFSHLTEFAPPPTPMVDHLVASNPFDDDFGPPSRPSVAPGPGSAPFLPSPGAGGGGGYGGGGRMGVGMGFMGGPGGPGGGQPGRRPPFGPPSNAGPHHQLGFGGMPGFGGGGGGGGGGGGGGGGFPPGGPSQFNMPPNFSPPMHQGPGFNPMLSPGGMGGPGGGGPPHPRFGMPPQQQHGQGGHPFNSPPLPGGGGPRGPPHGPLPPMGGGMGPGMNMMGGMGGGPGGNMVGGLPGMPPQGQFPPSQDGPYAGPSPPGPGNEDGKNFGGGGPPPGPQQQQQQQQQQQQQQQQQQQQQQQQQQQQQQQQQQQQLNLNPNGPPPNNSTPGPPPNSGPPQPGGGFPGHPDVQQSNANTPGQPPSAPPQPNPNSSPTGPLNGSGQPQHPPPSQLQPPSNSNTPNSNNSTQQQQQQQSTPPNSAPGSTPYNQQNNTPGAGGSMPNAAPNSGQNSMTNNNGGNTPGSNPNPPSNSTSTPNTQSPLPPGPAAPSTGPGSGPGKLGGPGMVFPCGLCMAEVHDDQDAILCEASCQRWFHRDCTGLTEPAYGLLTRESAAVWACDLCIKTKDIQAVFVRQGLGQLVAANES; this is translated from the exons ATGAAGAGCCCGGAGAAGAAGAAGGCGAGGAAATCCACCAACCAG GCGGCAGGGTTCTCCCACCTCACGGAGTTTGCACCCCCTCCGACCCCCATGGTGGATCACCTGGTCGCCTCCAACCCCTTCGACGATGACTTCGGGCCCCCATCCCGACCCAGTGTGGCACCTGGACCAGGTAGTGCTCCATTTCTTCCCAGCCCAGGCGCAGGCGGAGGAGGTGGTTATGGTGGTGGAGGCAGAATGGGCGTAGGCATGGGCTTCATGGGAGGCCCGGGAGGACCAGGCGGCGGTCAACCTGGACGAAGGCCACCGTTCGGCCCTCCGTCCAATGCTGGACCTCACCACCAGCTAGGCTTTGGAGGAATGCCTGGCTTTGGAGGTGGCGGTGGGGGCGGcggtgggggaggaggagggggtggtgGATTCCCCCCTGGTGGCCCTTCTCAGTTCAATATGCCACCAAACTTCAGTCCACCCATGCACCAGGGGCCAGGATTCAATCCCATGTTGTCTCCAGGGGGTATGGGAGGTCCCGGGGGAGGGGGGCCACCCCACCCTCGGTTTGGCAtgcctccacagcagcagcacggaCAGGGTGGACACCCATTCAACAGCCCACCGTTACCTGGTGGCGGAGGCCCAAGAGGGCCCCCACATGGCCCCCTGCCTCCCATGGGAGGAGGCATGGGTCCTGGGATGAACATGATGGGTGGCATGGGTGGTGGCCCCGGAGGCAACATGGTGGGAGGGTTACCGGGTATGCCCCCTCAAGGACAGTTCCCTCCCTCACAGGATGGCCCCTACGCTGGCCCCAGTCCGCCAGGGCCAGGCAACGAGGATGGAAAGAACTTTGGTGGAGGAGGGCCTCCGCCCGGGcctcaacaacagcagcagcagcagcagcagcagcagcagcagcagcagcagcaacagcaacagcagcagcaacagcagcagcagcaacagcagcagcaacagcagcaacagcttaACCTAAATCCCAATGGCCCCCCTCCTAATAACTCCACTCCTGGCCCTCCTCCTAACTCTGGCCCACCACAGCCTGGAGGAGGCTTCCCTGGCCACCCTGACGTCCAGCAGTCCAACGCCAATACACCTGGTCAGCCTCCCTCAGCACCGCCACAGCCTAACCCCAACTCTTCTCCTACTGGTCCTCTAAACGGATCAGGCCAGCCCCAGCATCCACCACCCAGTCAGCTACAACCCCCTAGTAATTCAAACACCCCCAACTCTAACAACTctacccagcagcagcagcagcaacaatcCACCCCACCTAACTCTGCCCCTGGCTCCACCCCGTACAACCAGCAGAACAACACTCCTGGCGCTGGTGGTTCTATGCCAAACGCGGCCCCCAATTCGGGTCAGAACAGCATGACCAACAACAACGGAGGCAACACTCCCGGCAGCAACCCCAATCCCCCCTCTAACTCCACTTCGACCCCAAACACCCAATCTCCCCTGCCCCCCGGCCCCGCCGCCCCCTCGACCGGGCCCGGCTCTGGCCCCGGGAAACTCGGTGGCCCCGGGATGGTATTCCCCTGCGGCCTCTGCATGGCGGAGGTGCATGACGATCAGGACGCCATCCTGTGCGAGGCTTCGTGCCAACGTTGGTTCCACCGGGACTGCACAGGCCTGACAGAGCCGGCGTACGGGCTGCTGACTCGAGAGAGTGCCGCCGTTTGGGCCTGTGACCTCTGCATCAAGACCAAGGACATCCAGGCCGTGTTTGTGCGCCAGGGATTAGGCCAGCTGGTGGCAGCTAATGAAAGTTGA